In Acropora muricata isolate sample 2 chromosome 11, ASM3666990v1, whole genome shotgun sequence, one DNA window encodes the following:
- the LOC136889366 gene encoding uncharacterized protein → MVLRNRNVVDGLIWECPLRTCRKRRSIRAGSFFEDSKISLGQWLNIIYLWSIDVSNKQLSLMTGISLRTIATTLAKIRQICSLKILHGTIKLGGRGKTVEIDESMFGHKRKYNRGRVSEGAWVFGMVERGSGRALTFRVPEHTRETLVTRLVQEFIQPGTVIISDKFSPYFNLNDISYTHLMVNHSENFVDPYTGAHTNTIEGVWNAVKKKLKRMCDTFKHQLPSYLDEFNWQRVYPGERFEMMLQHIAELYPVH, encoded by the coding sequence ATGGTCTTGCGAAATAGGAATGTCGTGGACGGTCTTATCTGGGAATGCCCATTAAGGACCTGTAGAAAACGGCGGTCTATCAGAGCAGGATCATTCTTTGAAGACTCAAAGATTTCTCTCGGACAGTGGTTAAACATCATTTACCTTTGGTCAATTGATGTTTCGAATAAGCAACTTTCCCTCATGACAGGAATTTCACTCCGCACTATCGCCACCACACTTGCGAAGATCAGACAAATCTGCTCTCTAAAGATCCTACATGGTACCATCAAGCTAGGCGGTAGAGGAAAGACAGTGGAGATCGACGAGTCAATGTTTGGACATAAGCGCAAGTACAACCGTGGCCGAGTTTCCGAAGGCGCGTGGGTGTTCGGTATGGTGGAAAGAGGCAGTGGCCGCGCTCTCACATTTCGTGTCCCAGAACACACGAGAGAGACCTTGGTAACCCGACTGGTACAAGAGTTCATCCAACCAGGAACAGTGATCATATCTGACAAATTTTCACCTTATTTTAACTTAAACGACATCAGCTACACACATCTAATGGTGAACCAttccgagaactttgttgacccgtACACCGGAGCTCACACGAACACCATAGAGGGAGTTTGGAACGCAGTTAAGAAGAAGTTGAAGAGAATGTGTGACACTTTCAAGCACCAGTTACCCAGCTACCTGGACGAATTCAACTGGCAGAGAGTATATCCGGGAGAGCGCTTCGAAATGATGCTGCAACATATTGCAGAGCTTTATCCTGTGCACTAA